The Umboniibacter marinipuniceus genomic sequence CTTCGCCGTCGTACACTTGGTATTGGTGTCATCAACTATGCCTACTACTTAGCCAAGAACAATGCGCGTTATTCGGACGGTTCAGGCCTTGGCCTTACCCACCGAACCTTTGAGGCCATCCAGTACTACTTGCTGAAGGCGTCAAACACATTAGCTAAAGAATTTGGTGCCTGTGAAGCCTTTGGCGACACTACCTACTCGGAAGGCATCATGCCAATTGACTCTCACAAAGCTGAAGTCGATAAGTACTGTGGTGAGCCACTATTCCTAGATTGGGACTCATTACGCAGCGAGATTGTCGAGCATGGACTGCGTAACTCAACCTTGAGCGCGTTAATGCCAAGTGAGACTTCATCGCAGATTTCCAACGCCACCAACGGCATTGAGCCACCGCGTGGCTTGGTTAGTGTGAAATCATCGAAGGACGGTGTGCTAAAGCAGGTCCTACCTGAACTGCATCGCCTCAAGGACCAGTACGAGTTACTTTGGCAGATCCCGAATAACACCGGTTATCTTCAACTCGTGGGTGTCATGCAGAAATTTGTCGACCAGGCAATTTCAGCGAACACTAACTACGACCCAAGTAAGTACAAAGATAGTAAAGTGCCCATGCAGCAGTTATTCGGGGACCTACTACTCGCCTATAAGAACGGCCTCAAGACCCTGTATTACCACAACACCCGTGATGGTGCTGAAGAGAAATACCAGGACACAGCGGAAGTTCACATCGCTGAAGAAGAAGGCTGTGAAGGAGGTGCTTGTAAGATCTAAGGATCTTAGCAAGCCCTTCATACAAGGAGAATATCAATGAACTACACCAGTTTTAACAAGAAGAAATTTGATGCGTTTTCGCAGCCGATGTTTCTCGGCGAGAACGTGAACGTCGCGCGCTACGACCAGCAGCGCTACCCAATGTTTGAACGCCTGATCGAAAAACAATTATCGTTTTTCTGGCGCCCTGAGGAAGTAGACCTTTCGAAGGACAGTAAAGATTTTGGCAAACTGCCCGACCATGAGCGTCACATTTTCTTGAGTAACCTCAAGTATCAAACGCTACTGGATAGTATTCAGGGACGCTCACCTAACGTGGTACTTCTCCCGTTGGTGTCTTTACCTGAGCTGGAAACCTGGATTGAAACCTGGGCGTTCAGTGAAACAATTCACTCGCGTTCTTATACGCATATTATCCGTAACATCATGCCTGACCCTTCGATTATCTTTGAAGATATCGTTGATAACGAAGCCATCATTACGCGGGCAAACAGTGTGACCGAGCACTACGATGATTTGCTCGAATACTCGCAGCTCTACCTTCATCACGGTGAAGGGACGCACACGCTTAACGGTGAAGAAGTGACCATTTCTAAGCGTGAGCTAAAGAAGAAGATCTTCTTAACTATTGTTGCGGTTAACGTACTCGAAGCTATTCGCTTCTATTGTTCATTCGCCTGTAGCTTCGCGTTTGCCGAACGTGCCATCATGGAAGGTAACGCTAAGATCATTCGACTGATTGCTCGCGATGAAGCGCTTCACCTGAGTGGCACGCAGTTTATGATCAACCAAATGGCTAACGGTGCCGATGATCCGGAATTTGCTGAAATTGCGCTAGAGACACGTAATGAGGTACTGACTATTTTCCGTGAAGCGGCGGAGCAAGAAATGGAGTGGGCTGAATACCTATTCAAAGACGGCTCAATGATCGGCTTGAACAAGGACATCCTGATACAGTATATCGAGTTCATCACTGACAGCCGCTTACGCGATGTTGGCTACCCTGAACTATATGGCCGCTCAAGTAATCCACTACCGTGGATGGACTCATGGCTACGAAGTGATTCCGTTCAAGTAGCGCCACAGGAAACTGAGATTACCTCCTACCTCGTTGGCGCCATCGATAGTAAAGTCGACATCGACTCCTTTGCGGATATGGAGCTTTAAGCTCATACCCGCAACTAGTCCTTTCAACTCAAGGTTAGCACCTAGAGTTGGAAGGACTAAACAAGCCTTACCAGCCTGCTACCGCAGCACCCTTGAATAACTCTTCAGCCTTCTGAATCACTTCTGACGTTTGATAGCTTTGCACTAACTGGGCAATGCGTGGATCATCGGCGTTATCGATACGAGACACGATTAAATTTACGTATGGGCTCTCTTTGCTTTCCACCACTAATGCGTCGCGGGTTGGAATTAGACCAGCCGGGACTGAGTAGGTACTGTTGATAAATGCTACCGCGACATCATCTAAACTCCGTGGAAGTTGTGCGGCATCAAGCTCGATAAACTGTAAACCCAGTGGGTTAGCGATCACGTTTGAGGGCGTAGCCTCCAAATTCGTTGCGTCATCTAACCCAATATAGCCCTGCTGGTCTAGCAACAACAGTGCTCGCGCTTCATTCGTTGGATCATTAGGGATAGCGACTTTATCACCCGCCTTAAGATCCTCAAGCTTCGTGAGGGTCTTAGAATAACCGCCAATTGGGTAAACAAATGTGGATGCGACCTTTTGCAAAGCAAAGTTTCGATCGCTAATCATGCTGTTTAAATACGGCTCATGCTGAAAAGCATTTAAATCAAGCGAACCATCTGCCAGAGCGACATTCGGTGAGATATAGTCGGAGAACTCAATGAGCTCCACCTCTAGCCCAAAATCCGCCAGCGCTTTGTCAGCCGCCACCTTCATAAGATCCGCCTCAGGACCAGCCATCACACCAACTCGAAGACGATCCGAATCGTTATTTCCACAGGCCACCAAATTCAGTAGCAAAAGTGGCAATGCCAATATTTTTAAAAGCTTCATAAAACGTCCTATTTTTTATCGACACGGCGAACCAAATAGTCGCCAAAACTTTGAATAAGCTGAACCATAATAACTAACACAACCACCGTAGCGAGCATCAATGGCCCATCGAAGCGCTGATAGCCATAACGAATCCCCAAGTCGCCGAGACCACCGCCACCAATTGCACCCGCCATGGCCGAGTAGCCAACCAGTGTTACCAAGGTCAATGTCATGCCGTGGATCAACCCTGGCATTGCCTCAGGTAGTAATACCTTGGTGACAATTTGCAGCGGACTCGCACCCATAGATTGAGCAGCCTCAATAACACCACTCGGCACTTCGGCAATCGCCCCTTCGACGATACGCGCAACAAATGGAATGGCACCTAAAGTGAGGGGGACAATAGCCGCCGAGGTGCCAATAGAGGTACCTATAATCAATCGTGTTAACGGAATAATCGCGACTAAGAGGATAATAAACGGTACCGAGCGCGCCGCGTTGACGATGGCTCCCACCGTACTGTTGATGAATCGGTTCTCCAACAGTTTGTGTTCGCGTGTTAGGTAGAGAATCACGCCTAATGGGATTCCCACTAACCCACTTAGCAGCCCGGAAACACCCACCATATAGAGCGTATCAATTACGGCAGGCCCAAGCAGATGAAAGTTCTCATACCACATAACCTAGCACCTCCACGGTTATATTTGCTTCATGCTTAAGCTGGCGAATAGCTTTGCTCACGTTCTCGTCACTACCGCTTAATTGTGCGGTGAGGAAGCCCATAGTTTGGCCATTCAATAGCTCCAATGAGCTCTGCATAATACTCAGATCAACTTCACAATCCCGGCTAAGCTGGCTGATCAGCGGTGTTGAGGCATTACCACCTAAAAATGAGATTCGAATGATAGGTTCATCGTTGCCCGAGGACGCTCGCTTCAGCTTAGCTTCAATTGCCTTCGGCAGTTTCTCATGGAGCGCACTCTTCACAAAGTCCCTCGCTAAGTCCGTCTTAGGGTGAACAAAGAATGACGGTACATCATTCTCTTCAACAATTTTGCCATCAGAGATAATTGCCACAC encodes the following:
- the nrdB gene encoding class Ia ribonucleoside-diphosphate reductase subunit beta, with the protein product MNYTSFNKKKFDAFSQPMFLGENVNVARYDQQRYPMFERLIEKQLSFFWRPEEVDLSKDSKDFGKLPDHERHIFLSNLKYQTLLDSIQGRSPNVVLLPLVSLPELETWIETWAFSETIHSRSYTHIIRNIMPDPSIIFEDIVDNEAIITRANSVTEHYDDLLEYSQLYLHHGEGTHTLNGEEVTISKRELKKKIFLTIVAVNVLEAIRFYCSFACSFAFAERAIMEGNAKIIRLIARDEALHLSGTQFMINQMANGADDPEFAEIALETRNEVLTIFREAAEQEMEWAEYLFKDGSMIGLNKDILIQYIEFITDSRLRDVGYPELYGRSSNPLPWMDSWLRSDSVQVAPQETEITSYLVGAIDSKVDIDSFADMEL
- a CDS encoding MetQ/NlpA family ABC transporter substrate-binding protein, whose amino-acid sequence is MKLLKILALPLLLLNLVACGNNDSDRLRVGVMAGPEADLMKVAADKALADFGLEVELIEFSDYISPNVALADGSLDLNAFQHEPYLNSMISDRNFALQKVASTFVYPIGGYSKTLTKLEDLKAGDKVAIPNDPTNEARALLLLDQQGYIGLDDATNLEATPSNVIANPLGLQFIELDAAQLPRSLDDVAVAFINSTYSVPAGLIPTRDALVVESKESPYVNLIVSRIDNADDPRIAQLVQSYQTSEVIQKAEELFKGAAVAGW
- a CDS encoding methionine ABC transporter permease, coding for MWYENFHLLGPAVIDTLYMVGVSGLLSGLVGIPLGVILYLTREHKLLENRFINSTVGAIVNAARSVPFIILLVAIIPLTRLIIGTSIGTSAAIVPLTLGAIPFVARIVEGAIAEVPSGVIEAAQSMGASPLQIVTKVLLPEAMPGLIHGMTLTLVTLVGYSAMAGAIGGGGLGDLGIRYGYQRFDGPLMLATVVVLVIMVQLIQSFGDYLVRRVDKK